One Eurosta solidaginis isolate ZX-2024a chromosome 5, ASM4086904v1, whole genome shotgun sequence DNA segment encodes these proteins:
- the LOC137233478 gene encoding uncharacterized protein gives MDRKLEYAKSVFLKIFGETDQSIKTVCRQKIKGHFGGDIANDHRGKHSHHKLSIEKYNEVLAHIHSIPKYQSHYSRRHTSQLYFQRGLNLAHLYRLYKGKYSEPVSETKYQEIFRQLNIQFKKPQVDLCNKCEILKSRVENTTEENEKKQLLMEQKGHHDEADFAYNCKKTDKEIAINHGNVKMFSFDLQQCLPTPYLHASMFFYKRPLWTFNLTVHDGETKKANCYIWHEVIAKRGANDIGSCIFKCLMSLPESISHVIMYSDSCPGQNRNSYISAMFEQVIEKHPSIAVIDHKFLVVGHTHLECDSVHAQIERKKKNMSGSIQHPHDWANLIAATSSKYVVHEMKQEEFFDFSALLKMNYTWRTTNAKGDKFEWKNVRWMRYEKQKPGVLQYKTSLKPEVEFNELNINPRRPGKSIPILPTSYTSLLTITKNKKKDLLDMLPLINTDFHNFYRHLPAEGECEVEADSV, from the exons ATGGACAGAAAACTCGAGTATGcaaaaagtgtttttttaaaaatatttggtgAAACGGATCAAAGTATTAAAACTGTATGTCGTCAAAAGATCAAAGGCCATTTTGGTGGAGATATCGCAAACGACCATCGAGGCAAGCATTCTCATCATAAGTTGTCAATCGAAAAATATAATGAAGTACTTGCACATATACACAGTATACCTAAGTACCAAAGCCATTACAGTCGTCGCCACACTAGTCAGCTATACTTCCAGCGTGGCCTAAACCTTGCTCACTTATATAGATTGTATAAAGGAAAGTATTCTGAACCGGTTTCAGAAACAAAATATCAAGAAATATTTCGACAATTAAATATACAGTTTAAGAAGCCTCAAGTTGATCTTTGCAATAAATGTGAAATTCTAAAATCCCGTGTAGAAAACACGACGGaggaaaatgaaaagaaacaacTATTAATGGAACAAAAAGGACATCACGATGAGGCAGATTTTGCATATAACTgcaaaaaaaccgacaaagagaTAGCCATTAACCATGGGAATGTAAAAATGTTTTCGTTTGACTTACAACAATGTTTGCCAACTCCGTACCTACATGCTTCAATGTTTTTTTATAAACGTCCATTATGGACTTTCAATTTGACAGTGCACGACGGAGAAACGAAAAAAGCAAACTGTTACATATGGCACGAAGTAATTGCAAAACGTGGAGCAAATGATATTGGCTCCTGCATTTTTAAATGTTTGATGAGCCTGCCAGAATCTATTAGTCATGTTATTATGTACAGCGACTCATGTCCGGGGCAGAATCGTAACTCTTATATTTCAGCCATGTTTGAACAAGTTATCGAGAAACATCCTAGTATAGCGGTTATAGACCATAAATTCCTAGTTGTGGGACACACGCATCTTGAATGTGATTCCGTTCATGCACAGAttgaaaggaaaaagaaaaatatgtcaGGATCCATTCAGCATCCGCACGACTGGGCCAACCTTATAGCTGCTACAAGTAGTAAATACGTCGTACATGAAATGAAGCAGGAAGAGTTTTTTGACTTCAGTGCCCTCCTTAAAATGAACTACACTTGGAGAACGACAAACGCAAAAG GTGACAAGTTTGAGTGGAAAAACGTTCGCTGGATGCGCTATGAGAAACAAAAGCCTGGAGTTTTACAATATAAGACGTCTTTGAAACCAGAAGTGGAATTTAATGAGTTAAACATCAACCCACGTCGTCCAGGAAAGTCGATTCCTATATTGCCGACGAGCTATACATCTTTGTTgactataacaaaaaacaaaaagaaagatTTATTGGATATGCTGCCCCTGATCAACAccgattttcataatttttatagacATTTACCAGCAGAAGGTGAATGCGAAGTCGAAGCTGATTCGGTGTAG